The Candidatus Krumholzibacteriia bacterium genome includes the window CGTGTAGAGCTTCGGCGTGACCCCCATAGCGCTCCGGAACAACTCGATGAACCGACGGTGGCTCCATCCACCTTCACGGACCACGTCGTGCACGCTGGCGGTCGTCGTGAAGCGCTCGAGGGCATGCGCCACGGCGGGGTGGAGGGCCCGCACCTTGGGAAGTCGCGCCGCGAGAAACGACTCGAGGATTTCGAGCTGCTGCTCCGGGCTCGCCTCCTGCAGTCGTTCGCGCATCTCGGCAGCCACCGGACCCCAGAGATCGTCCAGAGGCGTGTGACGCCCGGCGAGCTCTTCGGCGGGGACGCCGAACAAGAGCACGGAAGCGCTGGGGTGTAGCTGCGCCCCGACCGAGCCGACGGGCTCGGAGACGTCCCGCACGTAGAACGAGGCGCGTACACCGCCGACGATGGCGTGGCTGATCGTCTGCCCCGTAGGGTCATCGATGCTTTGGAAGAGCCGGAGCGGGTGATCCGTGAGACGGAAGACGAGGTGCATCTCCCCCGTCGGCAGCACGCGCTCGCGGGCGACACCGGCCGGCCGCAGCGAGGCCGTCGGCCCCACCGCCCACAGCGTCTGCACGAACGGGCGCAGGGACGGTCGCGGTGGACGCGTCAACACCCTGGGTGTGACCTGGTGCTTACGCATGAGAGCCCTCGATCGGCCGCCTTGAGTGCACGCCCCGTAGCGCCAGGCCTTGTGGGGCGGGCTGTCGTGACTTGGCACCCGATGGAACCATAGTATCGCTTTCGCCTTTCGCATGGCGACTCCTTGTCGGGACAGGGGAATGCATGAACGCCCGCCTGACGGCCATCGCCCAAGCTTCCGCCGTGCTCATCGCCGGCTCCGTCGCCAGCGTGCTGGCGAAGCTCGCCCTGCGCGACGTCCCCGCCTTCACCTTCGTCTGGCTGCAGATCGCCATCGGTGGCAACCTGCTGACGCTCTACACCTTTGCCTGGCGCCGGGAACGCATCCCGAAGCGTCTCGGCCGGGAGGTGTGGGCCTACATCCTCTGGATCGGGATCGGCAACTTCATGATCGTCCGGGTGCTGTTCATGCTCGCGCTGAGCAAGCTGCCCGCGACGACGCTCACCTACCTGGTCAACTTCGTGGGCATCGTGACCATGTTGATGAGCATCGTGATCCTGTGGGAGAAGCCATCCGCAGTTCAGCTGCTCGGTGCGCTCGTCGCCATTCTCGGTCTGAGAGTGTTCTTCCGCGAGATCCCTCCGCCTGCCGAGATGATCGGTGTGGTGTACGTGGCCGTCGGGGTGCTGGCGCTGGCCTCGACCAACAACATTGCCCGCAAGCTGGCCCTCGTCACCGAGAATGGTCTCTCCAACAGCGTCGTCTCCACGGTCGCCCTGTGGATCGGCGGCCTTCCGGTGGTTCTCGTCGGTCTCCTCACGGATTGGCCGCCAACTGTTTCCAGCGGGAGACACTGGGGCATCATCGCTCTGAACGGAGTGGTTTCGATCACCATCGGTCTCACCGTGTGGAACTACGTCTTGCGCACCCTCCGTTCCTACGAGGCCAGCATCCTCGGCACCTCGACGGTGTTCTACACCGCCTTCTTCGCCGCCCCCATCCTCGGTGAACGCCTCGCCTTGCATCAGATCGGAGGCATCGTGGCGATGCTGGCCGGTGTCGCGTTGGTGCAGCTGCGCCCGGGCCTCCGAGCTGGTGCATGGGGGCGGCGGGATCGGCCGCCAGACTAAGTCGCCGCCGGACCCGCGAGAGCGTGGTCGAGCCGCATGGCGAGATCGCCGACGAACGGCGGCCGTAGAAGCGACTCGTGGTCTCCCGCCACGAGGATCACTTCGGTCCCCTTTTCTGCGAGC containing:
- a CDS encoding AraC family transcriptional regulator, with protein sequence MRKHQVTPRVLTRPPRPSLRPFVQTLWAVGPTASLRPAGVARERVLPTGEMHLVFRLTDHPLRLFQSIDDPTGQTISHAIVGGVRASFYVRDVSEPVGSVGAQLHPSASVLLFGVPAEELAGRHTPLDDLWGPVAAEMRERLQEASPEQQLEILESFLAARLPKVRALHPAVAHALERFTTTASVHDVVREGGWSHRRFIELFRSAMGVTPKLYTRLLRFQRIMRRMDTDPQAAWVDVALDAGYSDQPHFTREFREFAGVTPGEFRALAPRHTHHVPVRPSSGGQDAPGRDPSARL
- a CDS encoding DMT family transporter, with translation MNARLTAIAQASAVLIAGSVASVLAKLALRDVPAFTFVWLQIAIGGNLLTLYTFAWRRERIPKRLGREVWAYILWIGIGNFMIVRVLFMLALSKLPATTLTYLVNFVGIVTMLMSIVILWEKPSAVQLLGALVAILGLRVFFREIPPPAEMIGVVYVAVGVLALASTNNIARKLALVTENGLSNSVVSTVALWIGGLPVVLVGLLTDWPPTVSSGRHWGIIALNGVVSITIGLTVWNYVLRTLRSYEASILGTSTVFYTAFFAAPILGERLALHQIGGIVAMLAGVALVQLRPGLRAGAWGRRDRPPD